The segment TGGGCCAGTTGCTCGCGAAGCTGGATGAGCTCAAGCTGCGCGAGAACACGATCGTCGTCTTCACCTCCGACAACGGGGGGCTGCATGTGCCCGAACTCAACCATGCGCGCGTGACGCACAATACGCCGTATCGCGCAGGCAAGGGCTACCTGTATGAGGGCGGACTGCGGGTTCCGCTTATCGTGCGCTGGCCGGGGCACGTGCCGGCGGGCGTGACTGTCGATGCACCGATAAACAATACGGGCTGGATCCCGACGCTCCTCGAACTCGCCGGGCAGCCTGCTCCGAAGGGTCTGGACGGGAAGTCCTTCGCCCCGCTCCTGACAGGCAGAGGTCAGGCTCCGGAGCGGACGTTTTTCTGGCACTTTCCGCATTACAACAATCAGGGCGGACGCCCAGGCGGTGCGGTTCGGGAGGGAACGTGGAAACTCGTGGAATACTACGACGCTCCCGACGCCCCGGAGCTTTACCAGCTCTCGAACGACATCGGCGAAAAGAACAACCTTGCCGCGCAGTATCCGGATCGCGTGAGCACCATGCGCAGGGCCCTGGCCGACTGGCGCAAGGCGATCGGGGCGCAGACGAACCTGCCGAATCCGAATTTCGACCCGGCCCGCTATCGTGAACTCTATGTCGATTTTGATCCCAGCCGTTTCGATCCCCTCCATGCCAGCAATTCTGAATGGAAGGCGGTTCAGAAATGGAGATCCGAGATGAATGCGGCCGTGAAGGGCGCCCCAAGAGCGGCGCCGCGCAGTCGATAGGCGCGCGAAGGGATTGGATTCCACTTCCGCGATCAGAGCAGGAGTCCCGGCATAGGTTCGAAGGCACCCATGTCCGACGACGACGGTAAATCGGGAAAACAGGTGTCTGAGCCGAAGCGACGCGAGCGTCGTCCGCCGCGGGCTTGGGACCAGGGGCTGCCGTCCATCATTCTCCTCGTGGTGGGCTCGGCGATCGCGGCGTTTAGTTTCAACGCCCTTCTGCGACCGGTCGGTGTGCCTCCCGGAGGTGTTGTGGGAGCTTCGCTTGTCGTTCAGAAGGCGACGGGCATCGAGCCGGGTTATGCGCAGTGGATTCTGAACGCGGTCATACTCATGGCGTGCGGATTCGTCATGGGACGCAGCTTCATCGTAAGGAGCCTGGCCGGCACGTTGCTGCTTCCCCTGTTCGTCGTGCTGTCGCGCGACCTTTCCCCCCTGACCACCAATCCCGTGCTCGCGGGTGTATGCGGTGGCGCCGGGGTCGGCTTCGGCATCGGACTGGTGCTGCGCGGCGGATCATCCGTAGGCGGCTTCAGCGCCGCGGCGGCGGCGATCAATCGCACCACCGGCATGAATGTCGGTCATGCCTTGATTCTGCTGGACGCGCTGGTGCTGTTCTCGGCCGCCGCCGTCTTCTCGACGGAGCAGGTGCTTGCAGGACTCGTGAGCACGGTTGTCATCGGCCAGACCGCGCGCTCGGTTCTCACCGGCTTCAATCAATCACGGGTGGCCTTGATTGTCTCGAAGCAGGCCCCGGAAATACGCGAAGCGGTGCTGCAAAGGAT is part of the Opitutaceae bacterium genome and harbors:
- a CDS encoding YitT family protein, with protein sequence MSDDDGKSGKQVSEPKRRERRPPRAWDQGLPSIILLVVGSAIAAFSFNALLRPVGVPPGGVVGASLVVQKATGIEPGYAQWILNAVILMACGFVMGRSFIVRSLAGTLLLPLFVVLSRDLSPLTTNPVLAGVCGGAGVGFGIGLVLRGGSSVGGFSAAAAAINRTTGMNVGHALILLDALVLFSAAAVFSTEQVLAGLVSTVVIGQTARSVLTGFNQSRVALIVSKQAPEIREAVLQRIPLGLTILEGRGGYTDAPHEILMVVMNPAESVQLKRHIRAIDPNAFVILLDASEVRGQGFLPHV
- a CDS encoding sulfatase, giving the protein MNKIPRFLKLGGVPALVLGLIVSGPSTIAATPDRPNIVFIICDDLGINDLHCYDRADHQTPNLDQLSREGTRFTSAYCAQPICSPSRVGVIMGKAPARLHLTTYLPGRADSPAQKLLQPVIRQEVDLSEKSIARYFKEAGYITDLVGKWHIGGKGFGPAEHGFDVVSVGRNNTTPSDTEGSKGEFGLTRSAEDFLEKNRDRPFLLFLAHYTPHIPYSATPGQIAAHKDAFEPVYAAVIASLDRAVGQLLAKLDELKLRENTIVVFTSDNGGLHVPELNHARVTHNTPYRAGKGYLYEGGLRVPLIVRWPGHVPAGVTVDAPINNTGWIPTLLELAGQPAPKGLDGKSFAPLLTGRGQAPERTFFWHFPHYNNQGGRPGGAVREGTWKLVEYYDAPDAPELYQLSNDIGEKNNLAAQYPDRVSTMRRALADWRKAIGAQTNLPNPNFDPARYRELYVDFDPSRFDPLHASNSEWKAVQKWRSEMNAAVKGAPRAAPRSR